From Methanobrevibacter millerae, one genomic window encodes:
- a CDS encoding glutamate synthase-related protein — MIYKCLICGYVHDEEATGIPLEDLESCPVCRQDISNFVEISESEALGEVSAGELSYPKEFAKSDESLRAMDMIHEMAVTGETIVSAMGTKLNMPNWDDILIMGCQLNPHPLEGDVEVNTQTVIGKNAEKPMVIETPVYITHMSFGALSRETKIALAKGSAAVATAQASGEGGILPAEKENAYRYIFEYVPNRYSVTDENLRSCDAIEIKIGQATKPGLGGQLQGEKVTGEIAEIRGKPEGKNIHSPATLPGIDSADDLKNLVDELRERSGGRPIGLKLAAGRIEDDLEYAIYSGADFVTIDGRGGSTGASPKIVNDSTSVPTVYALSRARKYLDEKGSEMDLVITGGLRLSSDFAKALALGADAIAVGTGALIAAACQQYRICHTGQCPVGVATQDEELRERLKIDHAAKRVENYLKVSTEELKTFARITGHNDVHDLNINDLATINSEISNHTDIKHV; from the coding sequence ATGATATACAAATGTTTGATTTGCGGATACGTCCATGACGAGGAAGCCACAGGCATTCCTCTTGAGGATTTGGAAAGCTGTCCCGTCTGCAGGCAGGACATCTCCAACTTTGTTGAAATCAGCGAAAGCGAAGCATTAGGTGAAGTTTCAGCCGGTGAGCTTTCATACCCCAAGGAATTTGCAAAAAGCGATGAAAGCCTAAGGGCAATGGATATGATTCATGAAATGGCAGTTACCGGTGAAACTATTGTCTCCGCAATGGGAACAAAGCTCAATATGCCTAACTGGGATGACATCCTGATAATGGGCTGTCAGCTGAACCCCCATCCTCTGGAAGGCGACGTTGAGGTGAATACGCAAACCGTAATCGGCAAAAATGCCGAAAAGCCGATGGTGATTGAAACACCCGTCTATATAACACACATGTCATTCGGCGCCCTTTCAAGGGAAACAAAAATTGCCCTTGCAAAGGGAAGCGCCGCTGTTGCAACGGCACAGGCATCAGGGGAAGGAGGAATACTTCCCGCCGAAAAGGAAAATGCATACAGATACATATTCGAATACGTTCCCAATCGCTATAGCGTAACCGATGAGAACCTAAGAAGCTGCGATGCAATCGAAATCAAGATAGGCCAGGCAACAAAGCCGGGTCTTGGAGGACAGCTTCAGGGCGAAAAGGTCACCGGCGAGATTGCAGAAATCAGGGGAAAGCCTGAAGGCAAAAACATACACTCCCCCGCAACTCTTCCGGGGATTGATTCCGCAGATGACTTGAAGAATCTTGTTGATGAGCTGCGTGAAAGGTCCGGCGGAAGGCCAATCGGGTTAAAGCTTGCTGCCGGAAGAATCGAGGACGATTTGGAATACGCAATATATTCCGGAGCGGATTTCGTGACGATTGACGGGCGTGGAGGCTCAACCGGAGCAAGTCCGAAAATAGTGAATGATTCCACATCAGTTCCCACCGTTTACGCGCTTTCAAGGGCAAGAAAGTACCTTGATGAAAAGGGAAGCGAAATGGATCTGGTAATCACCGGAGGACTGAGGCTGTCATCCGACTTTGCAAAAGCCCTTGCCCTTGGTGCTGATGCCATAGCCGTCGGAACCGGCGCCCTGATTGCGGCCGCCTGCCAGCAGTACAGAATCTGCCACACCGGCCAGTGCCCTGTCGGCGTTGCAACCCAGGATGAGGAACTGCGCGAAAGGCTGAAGATTGACCATGCGGCAAAAAGAGTGGAAAACTACCTTAAAGTATCAACAGAAGAGCTTAAAACATTCGCAAGAATAACCGGACACAATGATGTACATGACTTGAACATTAATGACCTGGCAACGATAAATTCTGAAATATCCAATCATACAGATATAAAACACGTTTAA
- a CDS encoding zinc ribbon domain-containing protein translates to MVKSCKYCGAELSEDTLFCPKCGNYIKRKEADKSSPVKWILIAIACMLLVVAAGMLIATNNSKTQTALTMQSDSNLDASNEYVVYLCDENNNTLADKFIVVEINENSYTLMTDENGFASINLTVGEGSYQVNSYFKGDDKYAESHTSDIIIK, encoded by the coding sequence ATGGTCAAGAGTTGCAAATACTGTGGGGCTGAACTCAGCGAGGATACGCTTTTCTGTCCCAAATGCGGAAATTACATAAAAAGAAAAGAGGCCGATAAGTCATCCCCGGTCAAGTGGATTTTAATAGCTATCGCATGCATGCTCCTAGTCGTGGCTGCGGGGATGCTGATTGCAACCAACAATTCAAAGACCCAGACGGCCCTTACGATGCAGTCCGATTCGAATCTGGATGCATCAAACGAGTATGTCGTCTACTTATGCGACGAGAACAACAATACGCTTGCAGACAAGTTCATCGTCGTTGAAATAAATGAAAACTCATATACGTTAATGACCGACGAGAACGGCTTTGCTTCAATCAACCTGACGGTCGGCGAAGGATCATATCAGGTGAATTCATATTTCAAGGGTGACGACAAGTACGCAGAGTCCCATACCTCAGACATCATTATCAAATAG
- a CDS encoding Ig-like domain repeat protein, which produces MKKKILILALLIFIASIGCASAAEDADALSLEDTDEVLTADPGTFNDLQEIIDNAELYETIELDTDYYGNGTEIAIVNKTITIQGNGHILNASCDDELKYSRIFNIDENSEVHIYNLNFTGGFDNIQGGAILNKGTLFLTGCTFMYNAGYYGGAIYNTGSLYMDYTSFNINHADSGGAIYTRGETYMENTIFNMNSAEYSGGAVHCVNGKTEMAYCQFFNNTADVYASAVQGGNILSIVSSSFISFNDDVEFVDYYNKEEMEGAYLNLNNNGMYSLAPYPIVYDNWNPINSQVTLEFFDSECEQGDAVEIAIMYDNMDNAILFNRNFTVKIYNGSELVDEVNLTYDEVLEGYYYYCNLENGTYTINGTISKQYAKKVTVIDGELVVGGSSPKITPNVTTTCNTFGDCVTLTATLEPSDATGIVSFYIGEDHYDPEIDDGKASYTVPGLADGTYTVKTVYRGDENYNHANAKDVNFTINSTANRTASSAVTTYVKDSSTVVTLTTTITPSDATGTVTYLLNGEEYNPVTVTDGKATKKLSGLPDGTYTVEALYSGDGSYYPSNATPVNFTISTTGLVIDAPPLVKYYGGSERFTVTLTEDGLPLANKTVTINLNGKDYERTTDSSGIARMNVNLNSGVYPVTVTAEGQSVNTTVTVKATVSGENVTKIFRNGTQYYATFVDSTGKTLANNTGVEFNINGVFYTRYTNENGVARMNINLNPGEYIITAKNPKTGEMYTNLITVLTNIVENNDLVKYYKNDSQYRIRILADDGSIAGEGVKVTFNINGVFYDRYSDNEGYVQLKINLNPGEYIITADYNGLMASNNITVLNVLFGHNLDMEYRDGSKYTVLLLDGQGNPYSNQTIEININGVFYYKVTNESGIAALNINLDPASYIATATYNGLSCSNIVNVAKEGMVEYDLKIIKISLPKSATIEITENKTDYLVYSVNYRGDIYKLTIDGEHTSAEYKNLILSEGGTDCGTYHGWKAVEKIYDYFLFTDFMKTCIGFDGADPSFVRSTVDAIKF; this is translated from the coding sequence ATGAAGAAAAAAATATTGATTTTGGCACTGTTAATCTTCATCGCCTCAATCGGATGCGCATCAGCCGCAGAAGACGCTGACGCATTATCCTTAGAGGACACGGATGAAGTATTGACCGCAGATCCCGGCACTTTCAATGACCTTCAGGAGATTATTGATAATGCCGAGCTATACGAAACGATTGAACTGGATACCGATTATTACGGTAACGGCACTGAAATTGCGATTGTAAACAAGACCATTACTATTCAGGGTAACGGTCATATTCTTAATGCAAGTTGTGATGACGAATTGAAATACAGCAGAATATTTAATATAGACGAAAACAGTGAAGTGCACATATACAACCTCAACTTTACCGGAGGATTTGACAACATCCAGGGCGGCGCAATCTTAAACAAAGGCACACTCTTCCTGACCGGCTGTACATTCATGTACAATGCAGGCTATTACGGCGGCGCAATCTACAACACTGGTTCTCTCTATATGGATTATACCTCCTTTAACATAAACCATGCGGACAGCGGAGGAGCAATATATACAAGAGGCGAAACGTATATGGAAAACACCATATTTAACATGAACTCTGCGGAGTACTCAGGCGGAGCGGTTCACTGTGTGAACGGGAAAACTGAAATGGCTTACTGTCAGTTTTTTAACAACACCGCTGACGTTTACGCAAGTGCCGTTCAGGGAGGAAATATCCTAAGCATTGTCTCTTCATCCTTTATAAGCTTTAACGATGACGTTGAGTTTGTTGACTATTACAACAAGGAAGAAATGGAAGGCGCATACCTTAATCTGAATAACAACGGCATGTATTCCCTGGCCCCATATCCTATCGTATATGACAACTGGAACCCGATAAACTCCCAGGTTACCCTTGAATTCTTTGATAGTGAATGTGAACAGGGAGATGCCGTAGAGATTGCAATCATGTACGATAACATGGATAATGCCATTCTCTTCAACAGGAACTTTACAGTGAAAATATACAACGGAAGCGAACTTGTCGATGAAGTCAATCTGACTTACGATGAGGTTCTGGAAGGATATTACTATTACTGCAATTTGGAAAACGGCACATACACCATAAACGGAACAATCTCAAAACAGTATGCAAAGAAAGTAACGGTCATTGACGGCGAACTCGTTGTCGGCGGCTCAAGTCCGAAAATAACTCCGAACGTCACGACGACCTGCAACACCTTCGGGGACTGCGTTACCTTAACCGCCACCCTCGAACCGAGTGACGCAACAGGAATCGTATCATTCTACATCGGAGAAGACCACTACGATCCGGAAATTGACGACGGAAAGGCATCATACACTGTACCTGGCCTTGCAGACGGAACATACACGGTTAAAACCGTATATCGCGGTGATGAAAACTACAATCACGCTAACGCTAAAGACGTGAACTTCACCATCAATTCAACCGCAAACAGAACCGCTTCAAGCGCTGTAACGACTTATGTTAAAGACAGCAGCACCGTCGTTACATTAACGACCACTATAACTCCTTCTGATGCAACCGGAACTGTAACGTATCTCTTAAACGGCGAGGAATACAATCCTGTAACTGTAACTGACGGAAAGGCAACCAAAAAGTTAAGCGGTCTTCCTGACGGAACATATACCGTTGAAGCCTTATACAGCGGTGACGGAAGCTATTATCCTTCAAACGCAACCCCGGTCAATTTCACTATCTCTACAACGGGCCTTGTCATTGACGCTCCTCCGTTAGTCAAATACTACGGAGGCTCCGAAAGGTTTACGGTTACATTAACCGAGGACGGATTGCCTTTAGCCAACAAGACCGTTACAATCAACCTCAACGGAAAGGATTATGAAAGAACTACTGACAGTTCAGGAATAGCCCGCATGAACGTCAACTTAAACAGCGGAGTATATCCTGTAACTGTTACTGCCGAAGGCCAGAGCGTAAATACGACAGTTACAGTTAAGGCTACCGTTTCAGGTGAAAACGTAACAAAGATATTCAGAAACGGCACACAGTACTACGCCACTTTCGTCGACTCAACCGGCAAAACTTTAGCCAACAACACTGGAGTCGAGTTCAACATCAACGGTGTTTTCTATACCAGATACACCAATGAAAATGGCGTTGCAAGGATGAACATTAATTTAAATCCTGGCGAATATATTATAACAGCTAAAAACCCTAAAACCGGCGAGATGTACACTAATCTCATTACAGTTTTAACAAATATCGTCGAGAACAATGACCTGGTAAAGTACTACAAGAACGATTCACAGTACAGAATCAGGATTCTTGCAGATGACGGAAGCATTGCAGGCGAAGGCGTTAAAGTCACATTCAACATCAACGGAGTCTTCTACGACAGATACTCAGATAATGAAGGATATGTCCAGCTTAAAATCAACCTGAACCCTGGCGAATACATCATTACGGCCGACTACAACGGACTGATGGCGTCAAACAACATTACGGTTTTAAACGTCCTGTTTGGCCATAACCTTGATATGGAATACAGGGACGGCTCAAAATACACCGTACTGCTTCTTGACGGACAGGGCAATCCTTACTCCAACCAGACAATTGAGATCAACATCAACGGAGTATTCTATTATAAGGTAACCAACGAAAGCGGAATTGCAGCACTTAACATCAACCTTGATCCCGCTTCATACATCGCCACGGCAACTTACAACGGATTGAGCTGTTCAAATATAGTCAACGTTGCAAAGGAAGGTATGGTTGAATATGATTTAAAAATTATAAAAATATCACTTCCTAAATCCGCCACCATCGAAATTACCGAGAACAAAACGGATTACCTGGTATATAGCGTAAACTATCGCGGAGACATATATAAGCTGACCATTGACGGCGAACACACCTCTGCAGAGTATAAGAATCTCATCTTATCCGAGGGCGGAACCGATTGTGGAACATATCACGGATGGAAAGCCGTAGAAAAAATCTATGACTATTTCCTGTTTACTGATTTTATGAAAACATGCATCGGTTTCGACGGTGCAGACCCAAGCTTCGTCAGAAGCACTGTGGATGCAATCAAGTTTTAA
- a CDS encoding Ig-like domain-containing protein has product MKKKILILALLIFIVSMGCASAAEDNSTDALTLDDSSEVLTSEYGGNFGELADLIENADEGDTITLKKDYNGSGSITIGKGLVIDGAGHSINANFESRIFLVDSESEVLITNTIFSNGFDEYEGGAIYAYSPLYIYNCEFYYNGAYDMEEYSYGGAIYACDELGILNSYFEGNFATMGGAIYSENYLIINNTGFLNNYANSGGGAISGLYSNMIINASGFENNTAEGYGGSIFAGQILQLTNSFFISGEDEVDIIDYYNYDEADDSIYLYLENNTMYTPYAYSIWYESLNRILSPVNLAFTKDEAENGDVIEIARVMDDMGNIIRYDYDVTMEIYDGNTLVDTVELEYDMDNKGYYYECDLDNGTYTLTGSLSSDYVAKINVYEGQLVVGSTSEKTATTLSAAYTLNGNSVTLTATVAPSDATGTVTFSIAGNDYTAKVNKGKATKTLSNLEDGSYTVKTSYGGDDNYKASVAKTISFTVSTSSSSEITIDAPELTKYYRDSDKFVVTLKEDGVPLSGETVTIIINNVYYDRTTNTQGQASMSVNLAPGVYPVTVKAEGEQTTSKITVLKATPKVTAAYDLNGNSVTLTAELNATSATGTVSFNVNNKNYDADIENGKATKTLSNLADGSYTVKTTYSGDENYNSANAKQISFTVGGTPGEKTTPSVTASYEQNQNSVTLTAELDPSDASGTVTFNVNNRNYNAEVTNGKATRTLNKLADGSYTVKTSYSGDENYNSANAKEISFTIGTPAEKTTPTVTTSYTKDSSTVVTLTTTVSPSDATGTVTYIINGEEYNPVAVTNGKATKRLSGLEDGSYTVKTSYSGDNNYNSANAKQVSFVIASTGVNIDAPELVKYYGGSERFTVTLTENGEPLSGKTVKITINGQTYERTTDSSGKAGMNVNLNSKEYPVTVEAEGQKVSSKVTVKPTVSGNDITKIFKNGTQYYATFVDTQGNLLRNTDVNFNINGVFYTRKTDGNGVARMNINLNPQTYVITAKNPVTGEQYTNTITVLTNIIEHNDLTKYYKNDSQYRIRILADDGSIAKAGVKVTFNINGVFYDRYSDDNGYVQMRINLNPGDYIITADYNGLKASNNIKVLNILFGNNVNMEYKDGSKYTVKLLDGHGNPYSGQTVDLNINGVFYKRVTGSDGVASLNINLEGGSYVITASYNGLSCSNTVNVVVPMSDYEVGNYHFSVPKSCNVKGRLSDDRTSYTYTIDYTNGQHAGVSFQYATSSPLSYSINAVKSEYGGQEIAPYNGWVVLDFYNAVRQGYLDDRYYAFSDDGTYYYHIHSNDLGLCQQIISSFH; this is encoded by the coding sequence ATGAAAAAGAAAATATTGATTTTAGCCTTGTTAATATTCATTGTTTCAATGGGATGCGCATCAGCGGCTGAGGATAACTCAACCGACGCATTAACCCTGGATGATTCAAGTGAAGTATTGACAAGTGAATATGGAGGAAATTTCGGCGAATTAGCAGATTTGATTGAAAACGCCGATGAAGGAGACACGATTACCTTAAAGAAAGATTATAACGGCAGCGGTTCAATTACAATAGGTAAGGGATTGGTCATTGACGGTGCCGGACATTCCATCAATGCAAATTTTGAAAGCAGAATATTCCTTGTAGATTCTGAAAGCGAAGTATTAATAACGAACACGATATTCTCGAATGGATTTGATGAGTATGAAGGCGGTGCAATCTATGCTTATAGCCCACTCTACATATATAATTGTGAATTCTACTATAACGGAGCTTATGATATGGAGGAATACAGTTATGGTGGTGCAATCTATGCCTGTGATGAACTGGGAATATTAAACTCCTATTTTGAAGGAAACTTTGCAACAATGGGTGGAGCAATATATTCAGAAAATTACCTGATTATAAACAATACGGGATTTTTGAATAATTATGCAAACTCAGGCGGTGGAGCAATATCAGGTCTTTATTCAAATATGATAATCAATGCTTCCGGATTTGAAAACAACACTGCAGAAGGTTATGGCGGAAGCATTTTTGCCGGGCAGATACTGCAATTGACCAATTCATTTTTCATAAGCGGAGAGGATGAAGTAGACATTATCGATTATTATAATTATGATGAAGCTGACGATAGCATTTACCTCTATCTGGAAAACAATACAATGTACACTCCATATGCATACAGCATATGGTATGAAAGCTTGAACAGAATACTTTCTCCGGTTAACCTGGCATTTACGAAAGATGAAGCTGAAAATGGCGATGTTATAGAAATTGCAAGGGTAATGGACGATATGGGAAACATCATCCGTTATGATTATGACGTTACAATGGAAATATATGATGGAAATACCCTTGTCGATACAGTCGAATTGGAATATGACATGGATAATAAGGGATATTACTATGAATGCGATTTGGATAACGGCACCTACACCCTGACCGGAAGTCTTTCAAGCGATTATGTAGCCAAAATAAACGTTTATGAAGGACAACTGGTTGTCGGCAGCACAAGCGAAAAAACGGCAACGACACTTAGTGCTGCATATACATTAAATGGAAATTCAGTCACCCTAACAGCCACGGTTGCTCCTTCAGATGCAACAGGAACCGTAACCTTCAGCATCGCAGGCAATGATTACACCGCAAAAGTAAATAAAGGAAAGGCAACAAAAACCTTAAGCAACCTTGAAGACGGCTCATACACCGTCAAGACTTCATACGGTGGTGACGACAATTACAAAGCATCCGTCGCAAAGACTATCAGCTTTACGGTTTCCACATCCTCATCCTCAGAAATTACCATAGATGCCCCTGAACTGACCAAGTACTACAGGGATTCAGATAAATTTGTCGTAACGCTGAAAGAGGATGGAGTTCCGTTAAGCGGAGAAACGGTTACAATCATCATCAACAACGTTTACTATGACAGAACCACCAACACCCAAGGTCAGGCAAGCATGTCAGTTAACCTGGCTCCAGGCGTTTATCCGGTAACTGTCAAGGCCGAAGGAGAGCAGACGACTTCAAAAATCACTGTCCTTAAAGCAACGCCTAAAGTCACAGCAGCATATGACCTGAACGGAAATTCCGTTACCTTAACTGCCGAACTCAATGCAACATCCGCAACGGGAACTGTAAGCTTCAACGTAAACAACAAAAACTACGATGCGGATATTGAAAACGGAAAGGCAACAAAAACCTTAAGCAACCTTGCAGACGGCTCATACACAGTCAAGACAACATACAGCGGTGACGAAAACTACAACTCAGCAAACGCAAAGCAAATCAGCTTTACAGTCGGCGGCACTCCAGGAGAAAAAACAACACCGAGCGTTACAGCAAGCTATGAGCAAAATCAAAACAGCGTTACGCTGACCGCAGAGCTTGATCCGTCAGATGCATCAGGAACCGTAACCTTTAACGTAAACAACAGAAATTACAATGCAGAGGTTACAAACGGAAAGGCAACAAGAACCTTAAACAAACTTGCAGACGGCTCATACACCGTCAAGACATCATACAGCGGTGACGAAAATTACAACTCAGCAAACGCAAAAGAGATTTCATTTACAATAGGCACGCCGGCAGAAAAAACAACTCCAACTGTTACAACTTCATATACTAAAGACAGCAGCACTGTCGTTACATTGACAACTACCGTTTCCCCTTCAGACGCAACGGGAACAGTAACATATATCATCAACGGCGAGGAATACAATCCTGTAGCGGTAACCAACGGAAAGGCAACCAAAAGATTAAGCGGCCTTGAAGACGGCTCATACACCGTCAAGACATCATACAGCGGCGATAATAATTACAACTCAGCAAACGCAAAACAGGTCAGTTTTGTTATCGCTTCAACCGGAGTCAATATAGATGCGCCTGAACTGGTCAAATACTACGGCGGCTCCGAAAGGTTTACGGTAACATTAACCGAAAACGGCGAGCCTTTATCCGGCAAAACCGTTAAAATTACAATCAACGGACAGACTTATGAAAGGACTACCGACAGTTCAGGAAAAGCCGGCATGAACGTCAACCTGAACAGTAAGGAATACCCTGTAACTGTTGAAGCCGAAGGCCAAAAGGTCTCATCAAAAGTTACGGTCAAGCCAACCGTTTCAGGAAATGACATTACAAAGATATTCAAAAATGGAACACAGTACTACGCAACATTCGTCGACACTCAGGGCAATCTATTGAGAAATACTGACGTTAATTTCAACATCAACGGAGTATTCTACACCAGAAAAACGGATGGAAACGGCGTTGCAAGGATGAACATCAACCTGAATCCTCAAACTTATGTCATAACAGCCAAAAATCCGGTTACCGGTGAACAGTACACAAATACGATTACCGTTTTAACGAATATCATCGAGCACAATGACTTAACCAAGTACTACAAGAACGATTCACAGTACAGAATCAGGATACTTGCAGATGACGGAAGCATTGCAAAGGCAGGCGTTAAAGTCACTTTCAACATCAACGGAGTATTCTACGACAGGTATTCAGATGACAACGGATACGTCCAGATGAGAATCAACCTCAATCCGGGCGACTACATCATCACGGCCGACTACAACGGACTGAAGGCTTCAAACAACATTAAAGTGCTGAACATCTTATTCGGTAACAACGTCAACATGGAATACAAGGACGGCTCAAAATACACCGTTAAACTGCTTGACGGTCATGGAAATCCTTATTCCGGACAGACAGTTGACTTAAACATCAACGGAGTATTCTACAAAAGGGTAACCGGTTCTGATGGAGTGGCAAGCCTCAACATCAATCTGGAAGGCGGATCATACGTCATTACTGCCTCATACAACGGGTTAAGCTGTTCAAATACAGTTAACGTTGTCGTGCCTATGTCAGACTATGAGGTGGGAAATTACCACTTCAGCGTTCCGAAATCATGCAATGTCAAAGGTCGCCTAAGCGATGACCGTACATCATATACATACACTATTGACTATACAAACGGCCAGCACGCCGGTGTATCTTTCCAATATGCAACATCATCACCTCTCAGCTACAGTATAAATGCTGTTAAATCCGAGTATGGAGGTCAGGAAATTGCACCGTATAACGGATGGGTCGTTTTGGACTTCTACAATGCAGTGCGTCAAGGCTACTTAGACGATAGATACTATGCATTTTCCGATGACGGAACTTATTACTATCACATACACTCTAATGATTTAGGCCTTTGCCAGCAGATTATAAGTTCGTTCCATTAA